In Candidatus Denitrolinea symbiosum, the genomic stretch CGAGATCTGCGAAGGCTGCCACACGCCCACTTCGTTCACCGACAACATCATCAAGGTGAACCGTCATTATGACGACGACGCGGAGAACACGCCCTACGAGAACACTTTGATCCTGAAGATGGGCGGACTCAACGTCCTGACCGGCGAGCGGCGCGGCATTCACTGGCACGTCGCCAGCGAGGTGGACTACATCGCCCTCGACGACCAGCGCCAGGTGATGGCCTGGGTGGGCGTGAAACAGCCCGACGGTTCTCTCAAGGAATATTTTTCGCGCGACTTGCTCAACATGGCGCAGACGAATTTTGTGGAGAAGGCGCGCGCCAGCGGCGAACTGCGCACGCTCGATTGCATTGACTGTCACAACCGCACGGCGCATTACATCCCCTACCCCGAGCAGGTGGTGGACCAGGCCATGCTCCACAATCTCATCTCGCCCGACCTGCCGTTCATTCACAAGAACGCGTCGGACCTGCTGAACGAAAAATACGCGTCGAGCGACGAGGCCTTTGCCGCCATTGACAAACTGGCGGAGAAATACGCGTCATCCCCGAAAGATGAAGTGGAGCAGGCCGTCAAGACGCTCAAAGACATCTATACCATCACGAACTTCCCCGACATGAACCTGGACTGGAAGAGCAACCCGAACAACGAGCGTCACAACCCCACGCTGGGATGCTTCCGCTGTCACGACGGCAACCACGTCTCGCGGGACGCTAAAGGAAACGAGGAAGTAATCAGCGTGAAGTGCAACCTGTGCCACACCGTCCCCATCACGGGACGCGGCAGCGAGCTGGTGGTGGAAGCCCCGGTGATCGTGGGCAGCGTCCCCGCTACGCACGCGGACTTTAGCTGGACCGTCACGCACCAGTACGCTTCGTCCGATGAACTGGACAGCTGCGCCGACTGCCACGGGCGGTCGTTCTGCAGCAACCAGGCCTGCCACAACCTCAACCACCCTGCGGACATGGCCTTCACGCATCCGCAATCCTACGCCGAATCCGGCGGACAGGTCTGCTATACCTGCCATCAAAACGTGACCTGCGCCCGCTGTCATCCGGGCGGCATCATCGAGAAACCCTAGCCGAAAAGAAAGGCGAATCACGAGTGAACAAGGCAAAAGACCTTATCGACGCAGTCCAGAAACGGCTGTTCACGAACACCTATCAATTGCAGCGCATCGTCATCCTGACGGCCGTCGTACTGGCGTTGACGGTGGCGGGTTTCGGCGGCTATTACTATTACGACCGCTACCATCGTCCCCAGCCGAAGATCGCCGCGTCCAGCATCGAAGCGGCGGAGAAGGCGGTGGCAGAAGATCCGCAGGACGCCGCGAAACGCCTGAACCTGGCCGAGACCTACCTCGCCAACCGTCGTTATGAAGACGCCATCGCGCAGGCGCAGGAAGTCAACGCCGCCTATCCCGACGACCAGCGCGCCTGGTTCATCCTCGGGATCGCGAACGCGCTGGGCGGCCGCCCGGCGGAGGCCGTCGAACCGCTGGAAAAATTCCTCGAGGCCAACCAGGACGCCGAGATGCCCGGCCTGAACAAGACCCTGCAATCCGCTGCCTACTACCTCGGCGACAGTTACCTGAAACTGGGACAGCCCGACAAGGCCATTTCCCCGCTGGAAAGAGCCGTGGACTGGAGTCAGACCGACGCCGACGCCATGTACAAACTCGGCATGGCCTACCTCGGCGTGAGAGCGTACGAAAACGCCGCCAACATGTTCATCCAGGCTACCCGCTTCGTGCCGAACTACACCGAGGCCTATCAGGGACTGGCGGCCGCCTTCCAGGGACTTAACGAGCCGGGACTGGTCAAGTACGCCAACGGCATGGCGGCCTTCTCCACGAAGGACTATTCCAAAGCGCTCGACCTGCTCCTGCAAGCCGCCCAGGCGCGCCCCGACTTTGCTCCCATCTTCAGCGGGCTGGGCATGACCTACGAAGCCGCCGGCGACCTGCAAAACGCCAAAACCAGTTACGAAGCCGCCGTCAAACTGGACCCGAACGATTTCACCGCGAACACCGGCCTCCAGCGCGTGAACGCGCTCTTGAACAAATAGGAACGACGAATGGCAATTCCTGAAATTAACGAACCCACCCCGGTCAAGACCGAAGCGGACGCGAACCTCCCCGCGACGGATCATCCCGAAGCGGAGACGCCCGCCGCGCCGCCCGTCCCCCTCACGTCTGAGGAAAAAGAGGAACAGGACGAGAAGAAGCGGCGACTCCTGCTGCTCCTGCTTCTGCTCCTGCTCGTCTGCCTGTGCTGCGTGTGCGGATTGCTGGGACGTTACCTGATCAAGAAGGAACCGCTCCCCAACATCATCATCCCGACGCAGGTCTCGGTCTGCACGCGTCCGGCGTACAAATTCTCCATCAACAACGTGGACGGTCCCGTGTCGGTGGCGCTCTCGCCCGACGGCAACCGCATCTACGCCGCCGAGACGGGCGGCAGCCGCCTCGTCAAGGTTTTCGACCGCGACGGGAACTTCGTCACCAGCTTCGCCCCGCCCGGAACCGACAAGGCCAACCGCGAGCCGAAATACATGGCCGTTGACAAGCAGGGACGCATCTTCCTCGTGGACCGCACCAGCCAGGCCATAGACATCTACGACCCGAACGGCAACCTGATAGACGCCATCATCGGCCGGCAGATGACCCTCACCAAATACATCGCCCAGCAGTCCGGCGGAAGCGTACCGAGAGGACTGATCATCACCCACTACGAGGGCATCAACAAGAATTTGACTTATACCTCCGACCTGGGACTCAAAACCATTCACCTGACGATCCCCGAGGAGAACTATCCCTTCTCGCCGCTCGGGCTGCGCTTCGACGCCGACGGCAACCTGATCTACACCGACACCACCACCGACGCCCACAGCGTCCGCGTCATCCCCGCGGCCGCGCTGGAGGGCGATCTCTCGTCCTTCGCCCCGGTCATCGCCGCGTTCGGTTCGGAGGGACCCGGCAACGAGCAATTCCAATTCCCGCAGACCGTCGTCAAGGACGGCAGGGGCAACTTCTATATTTC encodes the following:
- a CDS encoding trimethylamine N-oxide reductase cytochrome c-type subunit produces the protein MKKIRIPFLSKLRWPHIDLDLSKPAHRWKFLLGLVTLGIVGVALAIGGVQGYAYSESTEFCGTVCHSMYPQLERHDQSAHAKVECTTCHVGPGAAAFVQSKIDGTRQLVATIFDNYARPIKSPVKNLRPAREICEGCHTPTSFTDNIIKVNRHYDDDAENTPYENTLILKMGGLNVLTGERRGIHWHVASEVDYIALDDQRQVMAWVGVKQPDGSLKEYFSRDLLNMAQTNFVEKARASGELRTLDCIDCHNRTAHYIPYPEQVVDQAMLHNLISPDLPFIHKNASDLLNEKYASSDEAFAAIDKLAEKYASSPKDEVEQAVKTLKDIYTITNFPDMNLDWKSNPNNERHNPTLGCFRCHDGNHVSRDAKGNEEVISVKCNLCHTVPITGRGSELVVEAPVIVGSVPATHADFSWTVTHQYASSDELDSCADCHGRSFCSNQACHNLNHPADMAFTHPQSYAESGGQVCYTCHQNVTCARCHPGGIIEKP